The Candidatus Kapaibacterium sp. genome has a segment encoding these proteins:
- a CDS encoding dihydroorotase produces MNILFNDIRVISPSQKLDTRLNILVKDGFIAEMTSSAINADSQTQIVDSKDFVASPGLFDMHVHFRQPGQEHKETIQTGTDSAANGGFTGVVCMPNTEPTIDDVTVVEYIKSKSKGLLTDVYISAAITKERKGDHITPMIELSDSGVVLFTDDGSAVSRADVMKLAFEYAAPFDYLLSQHCEEHSLTKNFAMNDGALAYRLGLKGYPSIAEEMIVARDLMIASYTGNRRYHPQHISTAGTVQLIRKAKADGQRVTSEAAPHHFVLTDEYLTTYDSNYKMNPPLRTKSDVEAIIEGLKDGTIDCIATDHAPHSLHEKHVELENSPNGIIGLETSLGLSLTYLYHAGHLTLNQIIEKMSVNPRKILNLESIEFNVGERANLTIFDPEIEWTVNKKLFKSKSPNTPFDKLVLKGKPIFSINNNQCIECNL; encoded by the coding sequence ATGAATATATTATTCAATGACATCAGAGTAATATCACCGAGTCAAAAACTTGATACTCGGCTTAATATCTTAGTAAAAGATGGATTCATAGCGGAAATGACAAGTTCTGCGATAAATGCAGATTCACAAACACAAATTGTTGATTCGAAAGATTTTGTAGCCTCACCGGGATTATTTGATATGCACGTGCATTTCAGACAACCCGGACAAGAGCATAAAGAAACAATCCAAACAGGAACAGATTCGGCAGCTAATGGTGGTTTTACTGGCGTAGTTTGTATGCCCAATACTGAACCGACAATTGACGACGTTACTGTTGTAGAGTATATCAAAAGCAAGTCCAAAGGCTTACTTACGGATGTTTATATATCGGCAGCAATCACGAAAGAACGCAAAGGCGACCATATTACACCGATGATTGAATTAAGCGATTCTGGTGTCGTACTTTTTACCGATGATGGTTCCGCCGTAAGCCGTGCTGATGTGATGAAACTTGCTTTTGAATATGCTGCACCTTTTGATTATCTCTTGTCTCAGCATTGCGAAGAGCACTCTTTGACAAAGAATTTTGCAATGAATGATGGTGCTTTGGCTTACAGACTTGGATTGAAAGGATACCCGAGTATAGCTGAAGAAATGATAGTGGCTCGGGATTTAATGATTGCAAGTTATACAGGCAACCGCCGTTATCATCCTCAGCATATCAGTACTGCCGGAACTGTGCAATTAATCAGAAAAGCTAAAGCTGACGGACAAAGAGTAACATCTGAAGCCGCTCCACACCATTTTGTCCTTACAGATGAGTATCTGACCACTTATGATTCAAATTATAAAATGAATCCGCCATTGAGAACCAAATCAGATGTGGAAGCTATTATCGAAGGATTGAAAGATGGAACGATTGATTGTATTGCTACTGACCATGCGCCGCATAGTTTGCATGAAAAGCATGTAGAATTGGAAAATTCTCCAAACGGTATTATTGGCTTAGAGACTTCATTGGGGCTCTCGCTGACGTATCTTTATCATGCAGGACATCTAACTTTGAATCAAATTATCGAAAAAATGTCTGTTAATCCACGAAAGATTTTGAATTTGGAATCTATTGAATTCAATGTAGGTGAAAGAGCAAATCTTACGATTTTCGATCCCGAAATAGAATGGACTGTAAATAAAAAACTATTTAAATCGAAGTCTCCAAATACACCATTTGATAAATTAGTTTTGAAAGGCAAACCAATCTTTTCGATAAACAACAACCAATGTATTGAATGTAACCTTTAA